The proteins below come from a single Eubacterium limosum genomic window:
- the glnA gene encoding type I glutamate--ammonia ligase, with translation MNFGKKTLDAVSYIEENDIKFIRMQFCDIYGQSKNIAISNEQIERAILYGVPFDANSVAGYLDADHSDLILHPDLSTLQILPWRPQQGKVARILCDVKYPDGTNFEGDSRYILKEQMKKAEKLGYRFNVGAECEFFLFRLGENGEPTREPVDSAGYFDLAPFDRGENTRREIILTLEEMGFEIESSHHESARGQHEIDFKYSGALESADNIMTFKTVVKTIAQRNGLHATFMPKPLNGQPGSGMHINMSLMKDSENVFTSDFGGLTDEARWFAAGVLAHIRGISAVSNPLVNSYKRLMDGYEAPQTVSWGYGSRSPLIRIPAAVGDYCRMELRSPDPACNPYLTFALILAAGLEGIEKKLPLMDPLGEAPAKLQKLPMTLREALGEMEKDTLVAEVLGEKTAQKYIQLKSWEWRQYIGMVHEWEIDRYFSTF, from the coding sequence ATGAATTTTGGCAAAAAAACACTCGATGCTGTCAGCTATATCGAGGAAAATGATATTAAATTTATCCGGATGCAGTTCTGTGATATTTATGGACAGAGCAAAAATATTGCCATATCCAACGAGCAGATCGAGCGTGCCATCCTCTATGGTGTGCCCTTTGACGCCAATTCTGTGGCAGGCTATCTGGACGCGGATCATTCTGACCTGATCCTGCACCCAGACCTGTCCACGCTTCAGATTCTGCCCTGGCGGCCACAGCAGGGAAAGGTCGCCAGAATTCTCTGTGATGTGAAATACCCGGACGGTACGAATTTTGAAGGAGACAGCCGTTATATATTGAAGGAGCAGATGAAAAAAGCCGAGAAGCTGGGCTACCGCTTTAACGTGGGCGCAGAATGCGAATTTTTTCTGTTCCGCCTGGGTGAAAACGGAGAGCCGACCAGAGAGCCGGTTGACAGCGCTGGCTATTTTGACCTGGCCCCCTTTGACCGGGGCGAAAATACACGGCGGGAGATTATCCTGACACTGGAGGAAATGGGCTTTGAAATCGAAAGCTCTCATCATGAATCGGCCCGGGGACAGCACGAAATCGACTTTAAATACAGCGGCGCCCTGGAGTCGGCAGACAATATTATGACCTTTAAAACAGTGGTCAAAACCATTGCCCAGCGCAACGGCCTGCATGCTACCTTTATGCCAAAGCCCCTCAACGGGCAGCCAGGCAGCGGCATGCACATTAATATGTCTCTTATGAAAGACAGCGAAAATGTCTTTACCAGCGATTTTGGCGGGCTGACCGATGAAGCCAGATGGTTTGCCGCCGGTGTGCTCGCGCATATCCGTGGGATCAGCGCTGTATCCAATCCGTTGGTCAATTCCTACAAGCGCCTGATGGATGGCTATGAGGCGCCTCAGACTGTCAGCTGGGGCTATGGGTCCCGGTCGCCGCTTATCCGTATTCCGGCCGCTGTGGGCGATTACTGCCGTATGGAACTCAGAAGCCCGGACCCTGCCTGCAATCCCTATCTCACCTTTGCGCTGATTCTGGCAGCCGGCCTTGAGGGAATTGAAAAGAAACTGCCTCTGATGGACCCGCTGGGGGAAGCACCCGCAAAGCTTCAAAAGCTGCCCATGACATTAAGGGAGGCGCTGGGAGAAATGGAAAAGGACACCTTGGTAGCAGAAGTTCTCGGCGAGAAAACAGCACAGAAATATATTCAGCTCAAAAGCTGGGAGTGGAGACAATACATCGGAATGGTCCACGAGTGGGAAATCGACCGTTATTTTTCAACCTTCTAA